The Mauremys reevesii isolate NIE-2019 linkage group 19, ASM1616193v1, whole genome shotgun sequence genomic sequence CAGACCTCCCGCCTCAGCGTGATGCAATCATCACTCCCCCCTTCCCCGTCACTCACTGGACCCCCTCCCTCAGCATAATGCAATCCCCCTGCCCTTCCCTAGTCACTCATCCAGGGACAGGCCCTCCTTCCGTCCTAGGAAAGtgcaaatccccccccccagctcttccccactGCGTCACCATGGGGTACgtcccccaccaccacagtgcaacccccccccgcccttccccactCATTCACCCGTGgcacgccccctccccctccccctcccttcctccctcaatCACCACGGGGTACGCCCCCCCACACCATAGTGCAACTCCCCCgcccttccccacaaccaccccggccccgcccctccccgcccttCCCCACTCATTCACCCTGGGCCCGCCCTCCCGCCCAACGCGGTGCCTTCCCACACCGGGTCCCGCAGGCCCTGAGCCCAGGCTCTCCTGGGTGCAATCCCAGCGcaccccccctcttccccccggaGCCCTGCCCGCCCGCTCGCTCACCCACAGATCCCTCTCGGTGCGGTgcagccccagctgccccagccccaccgccaGGTCGTGCACACAGAGCGCGCCGTCCCGGTTCACGTCGAGCTTCTGGAAGAGGGTGTGAAGACGCCGGTGCTCGGGCCCCCCGCAGAGGGAGCGGCCGCCCGCCTCAGATGCCGGAGTGGCGGGTCCTGCCCGAGGGGAGCCGCACGGGCACAACACGCCGCTCACCACAGGAGAGGCCAGAGAGCGCCGCGCACCCGGCATCCTCCAGCGGCTCGCGAAATGCCGGCAAATGGcggaactccccctcccccacagaaagGAAATGACTTAACGTGCTTCCGGTTCGCGCCGCCAAGCAAAACGCCCACGTGACCCTTTTGTAGCCATTCGGAAAGGCATGTTCACAGGGAGCGCGAGGACAACACTACTGACGCAGCACGCATCTCTACGTATGAGCCAATCAAATCATGGGAGGTTACTTTTACGTCACACGCACGCCTTCGCCTTACCCAATCAGAATGCAGAGGCCCTCAGCTAGTACTAGGATTTGGAAAGCTATTCAAATTGATGGAGGATTCACATTGGTAAAGCCGCGGCGGAAGGTGGGGTAAGGCGACGACAGGTCCAATGGGCTGAGACGCTGACGGCCTCAGCCCGTACTAAATCTTGACAGACAGAGAATACATCCAATAGCCTGGGAGAACAGAGGGTACTTAGTGATGACTGGCAGGAATGGCACCCAATGCACTATGGCAGCTGCCTCTGGAGGCGGGATCACTCTTTGACAGGCACCATGCCGGCCCGCGGGCTGGAATGGCGCTGAGCGGAGGCGGTGCCTACTCCTGACAAGCAGCACCCTTGGCCAATACGATTAAGGCGCTGTCGGCGGGAGGTGAGACCTATGTTTGACAGGCAAGCAGGGGGCCCAATGGGCCGAGGCAGGAAAGGGGCTGATTCTGGAAGCCATTACGCCACTGCCGCAGGGTGGAAGCCGTTTAGCGGGGCCTGCTGGGTGGCCGCGGTACGCAATTTGCGTATCTTTTGCTACTGAAGGGGGTAGCACCCCAGGGCCCGTGAGGCCCCTTGGGGCCCCCCCATTTTTCCTGGCCCTATAGGTCACCAGATCCTGTTAGGTCTTCGGGGCCCCTGGGTCCCACCCCTCTCCTGCCTCCGTTAGGCCCCAAGTCCCTCTCAGGGCCCCTAGTAGCCCTCTCCACCCCTCTCTGGTCCCCCCCTCGGCCCTCTAAGGCCTCCTGCCCTTTTGGGCTCCCAACTCCCTGTCAGGCCCCCAGCCCCAGTTCCTCTCAGGCTTCCTGCCCTTCCAACCCCCCTCTAGGGCCCTTTGCCCCCGCCCTCCGCCCCCAGCCCTTGTCAGGCCTCCAGAGCTCCCATCTTCCCCTCAGCCCCGTCACTCCATGGCCATGGCATCGCCCCTGGCTCCCCCAGCGAAGAAGCGTAAGATGAACTTCTCGGAGCGGGAGGTGGAGATCATTGTCGAGGAGCTGGAACGAGGCAAGCACCTGCTCATCAACCACTTCAACGCGGGGGTCCCACTGGCCACCAAGGCCGCCGCCTGGCACGACATCTTGCGCCGTGTCAACGCCGTGGCCACCTGCCGCCGCGAGCTGCCGGAGGTCAAGAAGAAGTGGTCAGACCTCAAGACTGAGGTGCGGCGCAAGGTGGCGCAGGTCCGGGCCGCTATGGAAGGAGGTGGTATAGGGCAGGATGGAGCCGGCGAGGGCCAGGACGGCGAGGACCCGACTggtgccacagccacccctgtcATACTCACCCCCATGCAGCAGCGCATCTGCAACCTGCTGGGAGAAGCCACCATCATCAGTCTGCCTACTGGGGACTGCACTGCCGGGGATGGTGCTGAGATACCCATCGCAGCCTCCACCACCACTGTCACCCTGACCCAGAGTGAGTGCTGCCCCTGATGAAGGTGCTGGATCAAAAGGTCATACAGGGATCCCTGCAATTCTCCCATGAACAATGAGAAGGGGCCCCGGTACCCATGTGGAGCAGCCTCCATTCCCCAAAAGGGCAGCAAAATGAAATCCTGGCACCTTTTACAATATAGTGAAAATGGCACCCCCATAAGCTCTGGTGCTATAGAGGGGCAGGATATGCAGGTACTGAATGCAAACCACTGTTTGACAGCAAGGTCAGTCTTAAGAATAAGGAAAGCAAGCAGCCTTTTGGGGACTTGGCATCCCAATGCACCTTTGCAACAAACAGGCTGCCCCAGCCTCCCTCTGGGGGATAACTGTAAGGCTGTATCATGGGATGGTTAGTAGCTACGCACAGTTGTCTGTGGTTAAAGCTGATTCAAGCTTATGAGTGGGGTAACAAATCATAAAAGGGAGCAAAGATGGATTAAGGGGGCTTAGTAGAGAAAGGAAGAACTTGAACACTGAGCTTTCTAGACCAGAATAAAAGCTCACGGTACATAGTTAAATGCTCAAATATCTTTCTTCTGCTTTCCTTCCCATTGAACAGCTGCTCATGGTGTTCAGTGTATAAACCCAGCGTACAGATGGAGCAAAATAGGAAACTACAGATACCTCTGGCTATATATATTCGTTAAGCTAGTTTATACAAAGCTTCCTTGAGATGTTTAGATGTTCAGAGAGATGCTAGTTGAAACAGTAGCACCTAGCTGTTTTGACACTGTAATGAATAAGTGAAACCTATTTTGTCCTGCAAAGGCTGAGATTAAGAGATTTGTCTTCTGTGGCTACTCCCAGCTcttcctccatcccccaccctcttGTGAGTTACGAAAGATGGAAGCACATTTCTCTTCCTTCTGTCTTTAGAAATCTTTTTCTGGGTCTGTGGAGATGTTCTAGTGGATGCTTGAGCAGCCAAAGGCATTTTCACCAATGCCATTTCATTTCTTACTTGTCCTTTGTGTCCACTTATTAATGTTCCTTGGAAAGCTCCTCTTGAACTGGAGGTTGAGAAGTGGTGTATCTAGGTATATACTGTAGTATTCCCTACGCTTTTTGACCTTGTACTGTACAGGCCTGGGGACAGATCCAGATCAGGAAAGATCAGTCTTCTGTAGGACTAGCTTTCTTCTTTAGTGTTCTACATGCACAGTCTTTTCAGTTTTCTCCTTACGCAGGcactaaagcagaggtgggcaaactttttggcccgagggacacatttgggtatggaaattgtatggcgggccatgaatgctcacaaaattggggctggggtgtgggagggggtgagggctctg encodes the following:
- the NAIF1 gene encoding nuclear apoptosis-inducing factor 1 produces the protein MAMASPLAPPAKKRKMNFSEREVEIIVEELERGKHLLINHFNAGVPLATKAAAWHDILRRVNAVATCRRELPEVKKKWSDLKTEVRRKVAQVRAAMEGGGIGQDGAGEGQDGEDPTGATATPVILTPMQQRICNLLGEATIISLPTGDCTAGDGAEIPIAASTTTVTLTQIPAETTYHSLEDGVVEYCTTEAPTTVTAEAPLEMMAHQAEASVKPQELKSRIALNSAKLLQEQRVTNLHVKEIAQHLEQQNDLLQMIRRSQEVQACAQERQAQAMEGTQAALSALIQILRPMIKDFRRFLQSNTPNPSVTADPSHVAQNGQQDGIIQ